The following coding sequences lie in one Polyodon spathula isolate WHYD16114869_AA chromosome 15, ASM1765450v1, whole genome shotgun sequence genomic window:
- the LOC121328164 gene encoding protein sprouty homolog 2-like: METRTQNGSGSPALLHFLRDTGRQHTGEPDRRDVLTPQVQVLSLDQIRIIRSTNEYTEGPTVAPRPGSKPVTCQPSQQKTERVHGLSEEHQRFNQRGQHHHHHHTHSSWDPLTHSTSIMSTGSRSSTRTSTSSTSSEHRLLGAPPPSPPGPVMDQIIRLQPMPSELKSELKPLSVEKCSKHMYRCEDCGKCKCEECTSPRALPSCWVCDKQCLCSAQDMVDYGTCVCCVKGLFYHCSTDDEDNCADNPCSCRRSNCFARWSAMGFMSLFLPCLLCYLPGKGCLKLCQVCYDHVKRPGCRCKNTNTVCCKVPNVPPRNFEKPT; encoded by the coding sequence ATGGAGACAAGAACTCAAAACGGCAGTGGTTCTCCCGCCCTGCTGCATTTTCTGCGTGACACTGGGAGGCAGCATACAGGAGAACCAGACCGAAGGGATGTCTTGACTCCTCAGGTCCAGGTGTTGTCGCTTGACCAGATCAGGATTATAAGAAGTACAAATGAGTACACAGAAGGACCTACGGTGGCTCCCAGACCTGGGAGTAAACCTGTCACCTGCCAACCTTCCCAGCAAAAAACAGAAAGGGTGCATGGCTTAAGTGAGGAGCATCAGAGGTTCAACCAGAGGggacaacaccaccaccatcatcacaCACATTCTTCTTGGGACCCTTTGACCCATTCTACAAGTATAATGAGCACTGGTTCAAGGAGTAGTACAAGGACAAGTACAAGTAGTACTTCTTCTGAGCATAGGCTTTTAGgggctcctcctccctccccaccAGGGCCAGTAATGGACCAGATAATCAGGTTGCAGCCCATGCCTTCGGAACTTAAGTCAGAGCTGAAGCCCTTAAGTGTGGAAAAATGCAGCAAGCACATGTACCGTTGTGAGGACTGTGGGAAATGCAAGTGTGAGGAGTGCACTTCTCCAAGGGCTCTTCCCTCCTGCTGGGTCTGTGACAAGCAGTGCCTTTGCTCGGCACAGGACATGGTGGACTATGGTACTTGTGTCTGCTGTGTTAAGGGTCTCTTTTACCACTGCTCCACTGATGACGAGGATAACTGTGCAGACAACCCTTGCTCGTGTCGTCGGTCTAACTGTTTTGCTCGGTGGTCTGCCATGGGTTTTATGTCCCTCTTTTTGCCCTGCCTGTTATGTTATCTTCCTGGCAAGGGTTGCCTTAAATTGTGCCAGGTCTGTTACGACCATGTCAAGAGGCCTGGCTGCAGGTGCAAAAACACCAATACAGTCTGTTGCAAAGTTCCAAATGTCCCGCCTCGGAATTTCGAGAAACCAACATAG